In the Azospirillum humicireducens genome, TTCCTGATCTTCGCCCTGTTCTTCTCGGCCGAGCCGCCGGCGCTGGACCAGTTGGTCGACCGAATCTTCTTCTCGGCCGAGACCATTCCGTTCCTGCTGACCGGGACGCTGTTCGGCGGAGTCATCGCAACGGCGGTCTTCTCCATCGCCGTGGTGTCGATCCCGATGCTGCTCGACCGCGAGACCGACGTCTTCACCGCCATGGCGACCAGCATTGCCGTGGTGCGGGCCAACATCCGGCCGATGATCGCCTGGGGCTTCCTCATCGCCCTGTTCATGAGCGCCGGCATGGTCACCGCCTTCATCGGTCTGGCGATCGCCCTGCCGGTGATCGGGCACGCCTCCTGGCATTGCTACCGCGATCTGGTCGGCCCGGGCCGGTAACGCAGCCGCAACCTTGACGAAGCCCTCTCCCGTGCGCGGGGGAGGGCTTTTCCGTCGGACCTTCTTGAATCAGCCCTTCTTGAAGAAGGCCTCGGCGGCCGACTTCTGAGCCCGCTTGGCGGCGATGGCGGCGCGGGCGCGCTCCACCTCCGCCTGAAGCGTCGCGATGTAGGCCTCCAGTTCGGCCACACCCATCACGGTCAGGTCCTTCGGCGCCGGCTTGGCCTTTCGCGGCTCCAGATCCTCGAAACGGTCGTCGATGGCCATGGCTTGGTTCCCTCCCCTGCCGCGTGTCTCGCCTTCGCCTTGTCAGGCCGGTCGGTCAAATCTACCTTTCGAGCCGGACAATTCCAATGCACCGGTGCCGGCAAATGCCTGCCCGACCACGGAAATGAAGGGAAGTACGCCATGGGCCTCGCCTTGCCCGACAGCATGCGCTGCGTCGAGATCACCCAGCCCGGAGGGCCGGAGGTGCTGCACCCCACCCGCCGTCCCGCCCCGGTGCCCGGCCCCGGCGAGATCCTGGTGGAGGTCGCCGCCGCAGGTGTGAACCGTCCCGACACCCTGCAGCGCCAGGGCCGCTACGACCCGCCTCCGGGCGCGTCCGACCTGCCCGGGCTGGAACTGTCCGGCACGGTCATCGCTATTGGCGAGGGCGTCGAGTCGTGGGCCAGCGGAGATCGCGTCTGCGCGCTCGTGGCCGGCGGCGGCTATGCCGAATATTGCGCGGTGCCGGCGGTGCAGGCCCTGCCGGTGCCCGGCCCGCTGTCGATGGTCGAGGCGGCGGCGGTGCCGGAGACCTTCTTCACCGTCTGGACGAACGTGTTCGAACGCGGCGCCCTGAAGCGCGGCGAGACGCTGCTGGTCCATGGCGGGTCGAGCGGCATCGGCACCACGGCGATCCAGCTGGCGAAAGCCTTCGGCGCCACGGTCTTCACCACCGCCGGCAGCGACGACAAGTGCCGGGCCTGCGAACAGCTCGGCGCCGACCGGGCGATCAACTACAGGACCGAGGATTTCGCCGCGGTGATCCGCGAGGCGACCGGCGGTCGCGGCGTCGATGTGGTGCTGGACATGGTCGGCGGCGACTATATCGCCCGCGACATCGACATCATGGCGATCGACGGGCGTCACGTCTCCATCGCCTTCCTGCAGGGGGCCAAGGTGTCGCTGAACATGGCGCCGGTGATGACCAAGCGCCTGACGCTGACCGGATCGACCCTGCGCGCCCGCCCGGTGTCCGAGAAGGGCCGCATCGCCGCCGCCCTGCGCGAGCATGTCTGGCCGCTTTTGGAGTCCGGCGGGATCAAGCCGCAGATTCACTGCACCTTCCCGCTGGACGAGGCGGCGGAGGCCCATCGCCTGATGGAAAGCAGCGCCCATATCGGCAAGATCGTGCTCACCGTCGGGGCGGACCCGGTCTGAGCAGGCCGGCGGAACGGTCCGGGATGCAAAACCGGACCGCATTCTGCGCTTTCTTCGTCGATGCGGCGCCGTCGGGCTTGCCTTGGACAGCCAAGACGGGTTAGCAGAGGCGAGCGGGCGGCCGGGATTTCCCGGTGCGCCTGCGCAAGCATGCTTACGCGGACCGGTATTCGCCCTATATCGTGGTGACGAGGAAGGGGCGACTGCCCCGGGATCGCGGAACCGCTCTCGCGCCGCATAACGAGTTCGAACGACCGGCCGCACCACCCGCCAGCGGGTGCGGCCGGTGAAGAGTTGTCAGGAGGGATGATGGCACTGCCCTTGATGCCGAAAGCGACGGCCGTTTGGCTGGTCGAGAACACGTCCTTGTCCTTCGAGCAGATCGCCGCCTTCTGCGGCATGCATTCGCTGGAAGTCCAGGCCATCGCCGACGGCGAGGTCGCGGTCGGCATGGTGGGGCTGGACCCCATCGCCAACGGCCAGCTGACCAAGCAGGAGATCGAGCGCTGCGAGAAGAACCAGGATCTGCGCCTGAAGCTGCTGGTCGCCGACCTGCCGCAGGTCGCCTCCCGGTCCAAGGGCCCGCGCTACACCCCGATCACCAAGCGCGGTGACAAGCCCGACGCCATCGCCTGGCTGCTGAAGCATCATCCGGAACTGTCCGACGCGCAGGTCTGCCGCCTGATCGGCACCACCAAGCCGACCATCGCCGCCGTGCGCGACCGCACCCACTGGAACGTCGCCAACATCAAGCCGCGCAGCCCGGTCATGCTGGGTCTCTGCTCCGGCCGCGAGTTGGAAGAGGCGCTGGCTTTGGCCATCCGCCGCGGCGGCGTGCCCCGCGCGCCCGAGGATGCCGCCGAGGACTTCTATGGCGAGAGCCGCGACGACGACCGCTATTCCGAACAGGAAGACGCCCATTGATGCCATCCCTTTCCCCGTCGCGGGAGAGGGCATGAAAGCAAGCGATGACCGACCGCAACACACCTCCGCCCCGGCTCGTCGTCGGCATCAGCGGCGCGTCGGGGGTGATCTACGGTATCCGCATGCTGCAGACGCTGCGGCGGATCGGCGTCGAATCGCATCTGGTCGTCAGCCGGTCCGCCGAAGTGACGCTGGCGCATGAAACCGCAATGAAGGTGGCGGAGCTGCGGGCGCTGGCCGACGTCAGCTATTCCGCCGCCGATATCGGGGCGGCGATCTCCAGCGGCAGTTTCCGCACGCTGGGCATGGTGGTCGCCCCCTGTTCGGTCCGCACGATGAGCGAGATCGCCAGCGGCGTGACCTCCACCCTGCTGACCCGTGCCGCCGACGTGGCCTTGAAGGAGCGGCGGCGGCTGGTTCTGATGGTGCGGGAGACACCGCTGCATCTGGGCCATCTGCGCACCATGACCGCGCTGGCGGAAATGGGAGCGGTGATCGCGCCGCCGGTGCCGGCCTTCTATGCGCAGCCGGAGAGCATCGACGATCTGGTGAACCATTCGGTGGGGCGGGTGCTGGACCTGTTCGGGCTTGATTCCGGCACTCTGCGCCGGTGGGGTGAGCGTCCGGCGGAGGGCTGACCCGCGCTGCAATGCCGCAACGGGCGGCTTGGACCGCGGACGCAATGCCGTTATACCGCTGTCGATGCGAAATGATGCGGAGCCGGCGCCGCCGCCGGCAGACAGTAACGGGGACAAGCCGACCATGCCGTTCAGCAGTCAACCGAGCGAGCCCATCCGCCAGCTTCTGGCCGGCATCAAGGCGTTCCGCGCCCGCTATTACGAACGCCGGCCCGACAGCATGCGACAGCTGGCCACCGAAGGCCAGCATCCGGAGGTTCTGCTGATCGGCTGTTCCGACAGCCGCGTCGATCCTGCCCTGCTGACCATGGCGGAACCCGGCGAGCTGTTCGTCGTGCGCAACGTCGCAAATCTCGTCCCGCCCTATCAGCCCGACGGCGCCTATCACGGCACCTCGGCCGCCATCGAATATGCGGTCAAATCGCTGAAGGTGTCCGAGATCATCGTGCTGGGCCACGCCCAATGTGGCGGTATCCAGGGCTTGATCCGGCTGCGCGCCGGCCAGAAGTCGAACGATGATTTCGTGTCCCCCTGGGTGTCGATCGCCGGTTCGGCGCTCGACCCCTATGTAGGACCGGAAGGCTCCGAACAGGCACGGGCCGATGCGGAAAAGCTGCAAAGCACCCCGGCGGTGATCGAGCGGGCGGCAGTCAGGGCATCGGTCGAGAATCTGATGACCTTCCCCTTCGTGCGCCAGGGGGTGGAAGCCGGGACGCTGAACATCCATGGCTGGTGGTTCGACATTCAATCGGGCGAAATGTGGGCGATCAACCCGACCAGCCGCCTGTTCCAGCCGGTCGAGTGATACCGGCGGTCTTTCAACATGACCGCTGGTATCCGCGCCGACCGGCACGGCGGCGGTCCATGCCGCTGAAACTCTCGATCCTGACAGGTCAGGATCGAGAGCCGCTGGTATAAAAACACCACGCGAACGCCTTACCCAGGGGCGAGCGGGGGAATTTCCGCGCGCCCTACCCTGTTGAGACCGAAGGAAAGAGTTTTTCTTCACTCCGACAAGAGGTAGGGAACGCCATGAAGACTGCACTTCCCCTTGTGATCCTGATCGCTGCTCCCCTTGCCCTGGCAGCGTGCAACCAGACCGGCAACAGCGGCAACAGCAGCGGTGGACTGTTCGGCGGCAGTGGTGGCGGGCTGTTCGGGTCGGGCAGTTCCGACTCGTCCTATGCGCGGAACGGCCGCTGCGACGACCCGCGCTACAACACCTCCAACGGCGGGCAGGCGGAGGCCGGGACCGATGATTACGACTGCTCGCGCTATGGCGACGGCATGAAGCGCTGAACCAGCGCCGCCAATTCGGTGGCCATGCGCCCGGAAACCGACCGCCAGTCGCCGGGCGCCGGCTGCCGGAACAGGCGGGCGGTCGGATACCATGGGCTGTCGTCGCGGCCGGTCATCCAGCGCCAGTCCGCCGAGAATGGCAGCGCCATCCACAGCGGCAGGCCGAGCGCACCGGCCAGATGCGCCGGCCCGGTGCAGGACGACACCACCAGATCCAGATTTGCCATGATCGCCGCCGTGTCGGCGAAATCGCTGATCTCCGGTGCCAGATCCATGAAGCCGTCGGGCAGGGCCGCATCGGCGAGATCGGCATGCCCCGGTCCCATCTGCAGGCCGTAGAAGCGGCAGCCCGGCACGTCGAGGAGCCCGCGCAAGCCGGCCAGCCGCGGAGAGCGCTGGTCGTCGCCGGGAAATCGCGGGTTCCCGGCCCAGACGAGGCCGACCCGCAGCCCTTCCGCTGCCGCAAGGCGCTCGCGCCAGACGGCGACGCGCGGCGGATCAGCCCGCAGATAGGGAATATCCGCAGGCAGGTCATCCACCACCGTGCCAAAGGCGAGCGGCAGGCTCATCAACGGACATTCGAGGTCGAAGGCCGGCAGCGGATCGCCCCGCGCGATCACCTGTGCCGGTCCATCCAGCCCGGCCATCAGCGGCAGCAGGGACGGCTGCACCTCCAGGACCACACGGCCGCCGCGGGCTGCCACCAGCGGGACATAGCGCAGGAACTGGAGGGTGTCTCCCAAACCCTGTTCCGCATAGAGCAGGATGGTCCGGCCTTCAAGCGCCTCCCCCCGCCATGTCGGTTGTGAGAAGCGGCGCCAGGGCGGTTCGGCCCGGTCGTCGCTGCGACGCCACTCGAACTCGGGCCAGCCGCCGGCATAGTTCCCGGCCATCAGCCGGGAAAATCCAAGATTCCAGTGAAGCCCGGCATCCTGAGGCCGGTCGGACAGAGCGTGTTCGAAGTCGGTGGCTGCTTCCGCCGGCCGAGCCATGGCGACCAGCGCCGTGCCGCGGGCCGCCCACAGCGAGGGGCCGGGCCGCAGCCGCGCAGCATCCGCGAAGGCGTCCAGCGATTCGGGGAAGCGCCCGAGCTTCGCCAGCACCGCACCCAACACCTCCCATGCCTCGCCGAGGTTGCGGTCAGCCGCCAGCGCGTTGCGGGCCGCCGCCTCTGCATCGGTCCAACGGCGCTGCGCGGCGAGCGAGGCGGCGAGCGTCGCATGGGCAACGGCGGAGCGGCCATTCAGGTGCAACGACCGGCGGGCGCTGATTTCCGCCGCTTGCGGCTCGCCCTGCGACGCCAGCGCTGCCGCGCGGTTGGCCAGCGCATCGGCATGATCAGGAGCCAGACTCAACGCCTGACCGGCAGCCGCAATCGCGGCATCCTGCCGGCCAAGCCTGCGCAGGGCGGCGGATCTGCTGGCATGGGCATCGGCCAACTCCGGCATCAGGCGCAACGCCCGGCCATAGAGCCCCACCGCCCGCTCCACCGCACCCGCCGACTGCTCCGCCCCCGCGAGGTTGGACCAGCCGGCGGCGGAATCGGGGCGCAATGCCGCTGCAAGGCGAAGCCGCCTCACCGCCGCCTCCCCATGCCCCGTCTGTGCGGCCAGGACGCCGAGCAGTTGCATGGCATCGGCATATTCAGGATCGGCGGCCAGGATGCGGCGGTAGATGTCCTCCGCCTCCGCCACCCTGCCCGCCTGGTGGTGGTCGAGAGCGATCAGGAGGGCCTGCGACAAAGTAACCATAGGAACTCTTGTGGGTTGGCGGGGGCCGGCGGTGTTTCGGATCATGCGCCGCCGGCGCGGCGCCAGTCCAGCCGGGGACCGTCGCCAATCGTCGCAAACGGTCACAGAATCGGGATTTTCCCTGGATTGTCATGAGACTGACGCATCGCTATTGTCCGCGCCGATATCCAAGGAGCGGATCATGACCTCGCGCCCAGCCCGGGCCCATTCCAAATTCGGCACCTGCCGGATGCATGTTCTTGCAGCTGTGGCGCTTGTGCTCCCGCTGTGCATCGGAACCGCCCCTGCGATTGCCAGCGAAGGTGCCAAGCCGAACGGCTGCCCGTGGGCGCAGGATGTCACACTGGAGATCAACGGCAAGACCCTGACCCTGAAGCAGGAATCCTTCACCGCCGTGACCTCAGAGCCGATCGAGATCGAGCAGTTCAAGGTCTTCCCGCTGGTCGACCAGCTGAAGCTGCGCATCATCGGCCCCAAGGGCCGCGAGTGGGAGGCCGCGTTGACCCGTCTGGTCAGCGGCAAGCGCTGCAGCGCCTTCTACGCCGGCAAACCCGAACTGGTGTCGGACACGGTGCGCGATCCGAACGAGTTGATTCTGAACCGGTAGGGCAACGGGACAGCCGGCCTCAGCTGCCGGGCATCACCCCCGCCAGTTCGTCCAGTGCGGGATCGCCGCCAGGCACCAGCAGCGCCATGTTCAAGGCGGCCAGTTCCGCACTGCCGCCTGGCCGCGGCATGACCCCGGCGGCGGCGAACAGCCGATCCTGCTGGACGCGCTCGGCCTCCAGCTCCGCGGCCTTCATGCGGCGGTAGAAGGCGTCATCCTCATCCTTGGCGCGGCGGCGCAGGGCGCGCAACGGGCGAACGACCTCCTCCCGCCAGTCGGAGACGGCCGAATCGATGCGGACAAGCTCGGCATCGGACAGACGAATTCCGCACTCCAGCCCGGCCCAGGCGGCGAACAGCAGCAGATTGACGTCCACCCCGCGCCGGTCCTGCAACGACAGGCAAAGGGCCGGAACCCCCGGCCGCCGGTAGACGGCCAGGGAAAAGTCCCAGAACGGGTTCACCGTCCCGCTCAATCGCCGAAGCTGATGTTCAGGCCGCGGGCGGTCTTGACCAGCGCCCCGTCCAGCTCGACGCAGGAGTAATGCTCGATCGCCTCGGTGATCGGCACGTCGATGACGCCGCGGTTCGACCAGGCGACCATGCGGTTGAACTTGCCTTCCGCGATCAGGTCGACGGCGTGGACGCCGAAGGCCGACGCGATCAGCCGGTCGCGCGGGCTGGGCATGCTGCCGCGCTGGACATGGCCCAGAACGGTGACGCGGGTCTCGGCCCCGGTGGCATCGGCGATCTTCTCGCCGATATAGTCGCCGATGCCGCCATAGCGCTTCTCGCCACCCTGCAGCACCTTCTTGACGCCGGTGCCTTCGAGCGTCTTCACCGCCTCCGACACCACGACCAGCGCGAAGTTGCGGCCGGAATTGCGGACGTCCTGGATCTTGGCCGCGATGCTCTCGATCGAGTAGGCGATTTCAGGGATCAGGATCACGTCGGCCCCGCCGGCGATGCCGGCCGCCAGCGCGATGTGGCCGGCGTCGCGGCCCATCACCTCCAGCACCATCACCCGGTGGTGGCTGGCGGCGGTGGGCTGCAGGCGGTCGAGCGCCTCCACCGCGACGGCGACGGCGGTGTCGTAGCCGACCGACACCTCGGTCTTGCCCAGATCGTTGTCGATGGTCTTGGGCACGCCCACCATCGGAAAGCCGCCCTTCTGCGCCAGCTTGTGCAGGATGGCGAAGCTGCCGTCGCCGCCGATTCCGATCAGGGCATCCAGGCCGAGTTCGCGATAACCGCCGACGATCTCGTCCGACCTGTCCTTCAGCGTGCCGTCCGGCATCGGATAGGCAAAGGGATCGCCGCGGTTGGTCGTGCCCAGGATGGTGCCGCCCTGCCGCATCATGTGGCCATCGACCGAGCCGAGGTCGAGCGTCTGGTACTGCACCGGGCGCTGCAGCAGGCCCTGGGTGCCTTCCTTGATGCCCAGCACCTGCCAGCCATAGCCGGTGGCGCGGTGGACCACCGCACGGATGACGGCGTTCAGCCCGGCGCAATCGCCGCCGCTGGTCAGGATGCCGATGCGCTTGCCGGCTTTCTTTGGGGCAGTCATTGAGAGGTTCCCGTCCCGTTCGCCTGTTTGTTGAAATGAACCACCATGTTACCGGATCAGGCGTTTCCCGCAATCGTTGCCCGCATCCGCAAAGGTGGAATGCCGCCGACGGGGGGAGGCGCGGCGCTCCTCCTGCCCAGTGGACGACACCGGTTGTTTGACGGTGCCGTCCCGCCGCAAATCTGGTATAGTCCGGCCCGCCCAGCCAAAGGGCCACCCGCAAGAGCACCCCCGACCCATCCGGGGCAACGGCCACTTCCAACGGGCGCGATGAACGAGCAAGAGATTTTGAAGGAAAAGCTGGCGAGCTTGCGCAGCGAGCACCGCGACCTGGACGACGTCATCGCCCGGCTTGCCGAACGCGCGCCCTACGACCAGTTGCAGATGCAGCGGTTGAAGAAGCGCAAGCTGATGCTGAAGGACCAGATCATGGTCCTGGAAAGCCGGCTCCTGCCGGACATCATTGCGTAGGCATGCCCTCTCCCATTGGGAAAGAAGGCCATCGACGCCGTCGTCACCCCTTCTTCGGCACCGTGAAGAACTGAATGCCCATCTGGAAGCTGCGGGCGATGTTCTCCGCCTTGCCGATCAGGAAGGCGGCACCGTCGGGCGGGAAGAGTTCGTGGGCGGTCTCGCGGAACAGGCCCAGCCATCGTTCGAAATGCTGCGGCTCCAACCCCAGCGAGATGTGGACCGGCATCGGTCGACCATCGTAGCGCTGGGTCAGCAGGGCAATGGACGACCAGAAATCCATCATCTTGCGCAGGTGCGGCTCCCAATCGGCGATGGCCCGGCCGAAGATCGGACCCAGCACGTCATCCTTCATGATCTTGCCGTAGAAGGTCCTCACGAGCCTTTCGATCGACTCCTCATCGATGCCGACGGTGGCCATCCGCTCCTCCGCCATGGCGGTGCGGATGTCACGGCGCTCATTGCGCTGGTCGTCGCTGGGAACGCTGTCGGTCATGGGATGGGTCCGGTCCGGAATTGCATGGGGTCTAACCTGATCATATGGGACGGCACCATAGGTGGAAGCATGTTCCGCCGGAAGGGCCGGGATGTCGCAGCGGACTGGACGGATTTGCGATGCGGCGGGCAGCGGGTGGGCGGCGCCTCTGGACAGCGGCCCGACTCCACCTATAATGCGCCGCTTTCCTGACCTTGAGGGAAGCGCCACGCCGTGTCCGCCGAACACTCTCAGAACAGCGCCGTTCCGGCCAACGACATCGCGGCCGAAGGCGATCAGCCGCTGGTCGGCATCATCATGGGCAGCCAGTCGGACTGGACCACCATGAAGCATGCCGCCGACACCCTGGCGGCCCTGGGCATCCCCCACGAGGTCCGCATCGTCTCCGCGCACCGCACGCCGCATCGGCTGGTGGAGTACGCCACGACCGCAAAGGCGCGCGGGCTGAAGGTGGTGATCGCCGGTGCCGGCGGAGCCGCCCACCTGCCGGGCATGGCCGCGTCGATGACGCCGCTGCCGGTCTTCGGCGTTCCGGTCGAAAGCCACGCGCTGAAGGGGATGGACAGCCTGCTGTCGATCGTCCAGATGCCGGGCGGCGTCCCGGTCGGCACCTTGGCCATCGGCAAGGCCGGCGCCATCAACGCCGCGCTGCTTGCCGGTTCGGTCATCGCACTGATGGACCCGCAGGTGGCCGCGGCGCTGGATGGCTGGCGCACACGCCAGACAGCGGCTGTGGCCGAAGCGCCGATCGACGACCCGACCTGACAGCAACAAGGCCGCACCGCAATGACCGGCAATCAGAAGGGCGCCACCCTGCCCCGCCTCGCCCCCGGCTCCACCATCGGTATGCTGGGTGCCGGACAGCTCGGCCGGATGACGGCGCTGGCCGCCGCCAGACTGGGCTACAAGACCCATGTCTACGCTCCCGACGCGGCGGACAGCCCCGCGGCTCAGGTCAGTGCCGCGGCGACCGTCGCCGATTGGAACGACCTGGACGCGCTGGAACGCTTCGCCCGTTCCGTCGACGTGGTGACGCTGGAGTGGGAGAATGTCCCGGTGGCGACGGCGGAGCATCTGCGCCGCTTCACCAACCTGCATCCCGGCCCGAACGTGCTGTCGGTGGCACAGGACCGCATCGCCGAAAAGAGCTTCGTCAACCGGCTGGGCATCGCGACAGCGCCCTGGCGCGCCGCGAACGGTGCCGACGACATCGCCCGAGCGGTGGCGGAGATCGGGCCGCGCTGCGTCCTGAAATCCACCCGCCTCGGCTATGACGGCAAGGGGCAGGCGCGGCTCGAAGCCGGCAGCGATCCGGCAGCGGCCTGGAGCGCCATCGGCGGCGGCAAGCCCGGCGTCGAGGGCATCGTGGAGGGCTTCGTCACCTTTGCCTGCGAGGTGTCGGTGATCGTCGCCCGCGGCGCGGACGGCACGATGGTCGCCTATCCGGCGGT is a window encoding:
- a CDS encoding DUF1192 domain-containing protein, translated to MAIDDRFEDLEPRKAKPAPKDLTVMGVAELEAYIATLQAEVERARAAIAAKRAQKSAAEAFFKKG
- a CDS encoding NAD(P)H-quinone oxidoreductase, producing MGLALPDSMRCVEITQPGGPEVLHPTRRPAPVPGPGEILVEVAAAGVNRPDTLQRQGRYDPPPGASDLPGLELSGTVIAIGEGVESWASGDRVCALVAGGGYAEYCAVPAVQALPVPGPLSMVEAAAVPETFFTVWTNVFERGALKRGETLLVHGGSSGIGTTAIQLAKAFGATVFTTAGSDDKCRACEQLGADRAINYRTEDFAAVIREATGGRGVDVVLDMVGGDYIARDIDIMAIDGRHVSIAFLQGAKVSLNMAPVMTKRLTLTGSTLRARPVSEKGRIAAALREHVWPLLESGGIKPQIHCTFPLDEAAEAHRLMESSAHIGKIVLTVGADPV
- a CDS encoding DUF1013 domain-containing protein; amino-acid sequence: MALPLMPKATAVWLVENTSLSFEQIAAFCGMHSLEVQAIADGEVAVGMVGLDPIANGQLTKQEIERCEKNQDLRLKLLVADLPQVASRSKGPRYTPITKRGDKPDAIAWLLKHHPELSDAQVCRLIGTTKPTIAAVRDRTHWNVANIKPRSPVMLGLCSGRELEEALALAIRRGGVPRAPEDAAEDFYGESRDDDRYSEQEDAH
- a CDS encoding UbiX family flavin prenyltransferase — translated: MTDRNTPPPRLVVGISGASGVIYGIRMLQTLRRIGVESHLVVSRSAEVTLAHETAMKVAELRALADVSYSAADIGAAISSGSFRTLGMVVAPCSVRTMSEIASGVTSTLLTRAADVALKERRRLVLMVRETPLHLGHLRTMTALAEMGAVIAPPVPAFYAQPESIDDLVNHSVGRVLDLFGLDSGTLRRWGERPAEG
- a CDS encoding carbonic anhydrase, with product MPFSSQPSEPIRQLLAGIKAFRARYYERRPDSMRQLATEGQHPEVLLIGCSDSRVDPALLTMAEPGELFVVRNVANLVPPYQPDGAYHGTSAAIEYAVKSLKVSEIIVLGHAQCGGIQGLIRLRAGQKSNDDFVSPWVSIAGSALDPYVGPEGSEQARADAEKLQSTPAVIERAAVRASVENLMTFPFVRQGVEAGTLNIHGWWFDIQSGEMWAINPTSRLFQPVE
- a CDS encoding tetratricopeptide repeat protein, translating into MVTLSQALLIALDHHQAGRVAEAEDIYRRILAADPEYADAMQLLGVLAAQTGHGEAAVRRLRLAAALRPDSAAGWSNLAGAEQSAGAVERAVGLYGRALRLMPELADAHASRSAALRRLGRQDAAIAAAGQALSLAPDHADALANRAAALASQGEPQAAEISARRSLHLNGRSAVAHATLAASLAAQRRWTDAEAAARNALAADRNLGEAWEVLGAVLAKLGRFPESLDAFADAARLRPGPSLWAARGTALVAMARPAEAATDFEHALSDRPQDAGLHWNLGFSRLMAGNYAGGWPEFEWRRSDDRAEPPWRRFSQPTWRGEALEGRTILLYAEQGLGDTLQFLRYVPLVAARGGRVVLEVQPSLLPLMAGLDGPAQVIARGDPLPAFDLECPLMSLPLAFGTVVDDLPADIPYLRADPPRVAVWRERLAAAEGLRVGLVWAGNPRFPGDDQRSPRLAGLRGLLDVPGCRFYGLQMGPGHADLADAALPDGFMDLAPEISDFADTAAIMANLDLVVSSCTGPAHLAGALGLPLWMALPFSADWRWMTGRDDSPWYPTARLFRQPAPGDWRSVSGRMATELAALVQRFMPSP
- a CDS encoding TIGR02444 family protein, with translation MNPFWDFSLAVYRRPGVPALCLSLQDRRGVDVNLLLFAAWAGLECGIRLSDAELVRIDSAVSDWREEVVRPLRALRRRAKDEDDAFYRRMKAAELEAERVQQDRLFAAAGVMPRPGGSAELAALNMALLVPGGDPALDELAGVMPGS
- a CDS encoding ATP-dependent 6-phosphofructokinase; protein product: MTAPKKAGKRIGILTSGGDCAGLNAVIRAVVHRATGYGWQVLGIKEGTQGLLQRPVQYQTLDLGSVDGHMMRQGGTILGTTNRGDPFAYPMPDGTLKDRSDEIVGGYRELGLDALIGIGGDGSFAILHKLAQKGGFPMVGVPKTIDNDLGKTEVSVGYDTAVAVAVEALDRLQPTAASHHRVMVLEVMGRDAGHIALAAGIAGGADVILIPEIAYSIESIAAKIQDVRNSGRNFALVVVSEAVKTLEGTGVKKVLQGGEKRYGGIGDYIGEKIADATGAETRVTVLGHVQRGSMPSPRDRLIASAFGVHAVDLIAEGKFNRMVAWSNRGVIDVPITEAIEHYSCVELDGALVKTARGLNISFGD
- a CDS encoding YdcH family protein, coding for MNEQEILKEKLASLRSEHRDLDDVIARLAERAPYDQLQMQRLKKRKLMLKDQIMVLESRLLPDIIA
- a CDS encoding group III truncated hemoglobin, giving the protein MTDSVPSDDQRNERRDIRTAMAEERMATVGIDEESIERLVRTFYGKIMKDDVLGPIFGRAIADWEPHLRKMMDFWSSIALLTQRYDGRPMPVHISLGLEPQHFERWLGLFRETAHELFPPDGAAFLIGKAENIARSFQMGIQFFTVPKKG
- the purE gene encoding 5-(carboxyamino)imidazole ribonucleotide mutase, giving the protein MSAEHSQNSAVPANDIAAEGDQPLVGIIMGSQSDWTTMKHAADTLAALGIPHEVRIVSAHRTPHRLVEYATTAKARGLKVVIAGAGGAAHLPGMAASMTPLPVFGVPVESHALKGMDSLLSIVQMPGGVPVGTLAIGKAGAINAALLAGSVIALMDPQVAAALDGWRTRQTAAVAEAPIDDPT
- a CDS encoding 5-(carboxyamino)imidazole ribonucleotide synthase produces the protein MTGNQKGATLPRLAPGSTIGMLGAGQLGRMTALAAARLGYKTHVYAPDAADSPAAQVSAAATVADWNDLDALERFARSVDVVTLEWENVPVATAEHLRRFTNLHPGPNVLSVAQDRIAEKSFVNRLGIATAPWRAANGADDIARAVAEIGPRCVLKSTRLGYDGKGQARLEAGSDPAAAWSAIGGGKPGVEGIVEGFVTFACEVSVIVARGADGTMVAYPAVENRHKDGILDVTIAPASSDKVSAATAAEADRIARRIAEALDLVGVLAVEMFVTADGAVLVNEMAPRPHNSGHWTMDACASCQFEQLVRAVCGLPLGSVDRLADAEMTNLIGDDVLRWPEFLAEPGARLHLYGKAEARPGRKMGHVNRLFPRR